One Lepisosteus oculatus isolate fLepOcu1 chromosome 4, fLepOcu1.hap2, whole genome shotgun sequence genomic window, CAAGCTACATAGAATTTACCAACAAACTCAAAAATACAGGAGACATCTTTGAGAAATTTTTATTCACTTtatagtaaaaatattttagatacaTTCTGTACAAGGCCTGTTTAAAGATCTCTAAAGACGTAGCtctttttaattacaattaaactcacacaattaaaaaaacacccaaaAAGCAAAGGGACAAATCAAACAAATGAATCAagatcttccactactctttctGACAAACCCTTCACTGGAGAAGATGGTGTTCTGCAATTTTGAAGAGTTTAATCCTAAAAGGAGGCctgtatattaattataattccaGCCACCGGATTTCCACGTGTGACTAAAGGTCAATTGCGATAAGAAATAAAACCTTATTCTCACACTTCACAGCCCAGCTGACATCTAGGGCCAGTGtttccagaaataaaataaatccacTTTCAAAACTGCTAAAAagttcagaaaacattttttggacATTTTATGCAACACTCTGTTAATAATAAATCCAATTAATTGTGGGAGAAATTATAATCATGTAATCTATGAGAAAAGCAGTTTAGTTTTTGTACTCTGACACTGTGATCAAAAAGGGAAATACAGTTTGCAATATCAAGCCACAAACTATTTACTAAAGCTGAATTAGTAACTCAAAGCAGTTCAAATAATTATCAAAAAGGCAAGATGTTAAGTCTCCTCAATGCAGTGTTTATGAAATATTTTCTATGTGTACAACTTTAGTAGcacataagaaaacattttaatctgtCCCCTCTGCTAGCTCTTCAGGCTGCCCTATGCCTTTATCACAATAGAAGTAAAGGAGCTCAGAAAAGTTGCAATTCTTTATCAGTGACAGTGAATGGTCTGAATAAGCAGTAAGATTTCATCAGCGACAAACATAAGGTCAGTAAAATCAGTTACTGGTTGAATTggccaaaaataataatttttgtGTCAGAAATCAGTTGAATAGTTTACTTTTGAGATACGTATTCAACgtgttttacaaaatgacaaGCAAATCCTGGTATTTCAGAAatgaatcattaaaaaaaacattcatttctgATAAGCAACAGCACTAACAATTTACGTCAGCACTGTTTTTAGATTTTACAAGAAGCTTCCTTGAGCTGATggcatattaaaataataacttgGATTTGTACAATTCTCTGAGGGGATCAGACAATTCACAGAAAAGTGaagtaaaaaatgatttttaaatattttaatacgtATACCAAAGAAACATGATTTTGAACTACCTGCATTTCCCCTAGTACCTGTACTAGTGACAAAGATAAACAGACAGGGAAAGAGATAAAAACTATATATTCTATGACCACATTCTGAAAGTGAAGCTTACATGGAAAGCCCTGTTGCTTCAAAATATTCAGAGGTATGATTTATGAACATTACACACGGTAAGAAACATCAACCACAAGCAAGCAATGTGGACCTATGTAGTCAGAAATCTGACTTCACAGATGCTCCCAGCTAAGCCTTGGAACAGAATGCTCAAGAGTGGAAGCAAGTCAGACTGCAGAAGAAATAGGAATTCAGACAGTATCATTACAGATACAGAAAGGGAAAGGGAGTTTTCCATTATTTGCTAGTTTCTCAGCCTTAATCTAAATACCctgtatttcattttatgtCCGTTTTCAAAGAGGAAAGAGAGTGCCAGATGGGATGACCGCTATAATTTTAGCTGCAGGTCCAACTAGGAAGTACAAGCAATCTCTTCCACTGTGTCAGAACGGGACCCTCACAGCTAGGCTGCAGCAGAAAGGGTAGCATTGCCACTCAGCCCCAACATAGTTGGGCAGGGATTGTGACAAACCTACTggcaatatattatttttagaaaaggtaACATTTCAGCCTCCTCTCATTACAAACAGAAAtgtatcaggaaaaaaaaatttcagtgcGGAGCTGCAGTGAAATACTTTCTACAATAGTTCTCATGGAATAAGAACAGTccacaaaatactgaaaaaagtgtaaaataatttatgtgaaaaaacaaagcttACGTTCTTCGGGGACTCATTTTTCTTAAGCATCAACACCACTTATGACTTTATACAAAACtattatctttctttttaagAAACTCTAACAAAATATTCCAACCTGTTTTCTCCCTAGATGCAGAGTCCCCTTTAGCTTTAGCCCCTGATCCTCTTTCATCCTCTTATGGGTCCTTTGGTCTGGGAGACTCCTGGAGtctgtgtggaaatgcttatgACACCTCAGACGTCTCAGACATCTCATCTCAGACGAACCTGTCTTGCCCCCGTTTCCTTTTGCACTTTTATTTCGGTTACCATTTTTGCCATGCTCCACAGACATTTCCCAGGACTTTGTTCTTGGAATCCAGCAGTGACCTTCCCTGTGACGTCTTCATTCGTTAAGAGATAAGATAATATCGTCTTCCAAGTCTGAGTAATCCGAGCTGTCCGCTGGAGAAAAGGGAAGGgaggaagcaaaaaaaaaagtttgaaaaagtagaaaaaataagtgaaagtGGAACACAGAAGATCACAAGCTTTCTATTGCCTGTGGCCAATCCTTAGATTTGATGTCTAGTGGTCCACTCTTGACAGTTCTCTACAAAAATGCTAGAAATTCTTTCTCAGATACCAAAGCACAACCTATAATCCCAAAACAGCCCAAGGGCAAATTTTATTGATGTAATCCACACAACACATATTTCTTATCTTGTACGTACCTGAGctgctataaaaaaaaaactaccgtTAGTAAATATTATCAATTCGTCATGTATAGTTGAACATCATTAGAAATCGATTTGATTTACTCAGATGGATCTAATAGTTCCATTTTTAATGAAGTTTTCATCTAGAGTGCTTTGCCTTTTGGGGCCCCACATAAACACATTCAGTTGACGTTGGTTCAGTGTAATTGGTGTTGTACCATGAACCACAgctaataaatttaaaaatacttacatttaaaaatggtaaATTATTGGCAGGGCTTGGATACCTGATGTAATTTTCAAAGGTCAACTGAAATATTTGTGTGAGTACCCACAGACACAAATGTTTTAGTGATTATGATAATTTTCTCAGTTAAGAAAAACTTGTTTTCATAACTTCAGATTAAAAGGGAAATAGTCATTAGATTCAGTGAAACGTTTTAAGGATTTACTGCAATAGCCTTTATGCTGGACACATGCAGTACATCCTTCTTGAGTGCCCATAAACAAGTTATCTAGAACCAGCTGAACTGTCTCATCACTGTTCTGTCCAGTAAGAATTTTAAGCAAAAAAATCTCAGATTTCTCTTTTCTTCCAAACTCTGAAGATAACCATCATCATCCCAGTCTTGTTCGTTCCTAAACACCACACAGATAAAGAGTGAACAAGTATTAAGTAccaatactgtatacactgcaaagCTAATCTATTTCACTGCTGTAAGCGCTGTAGAATAATCTGAATTgacaaagcagaaaaacaatattgaaGATTTTCATTTATGAGATCTCTCAATACAAATTTACTCAAACAAGGTAACAGGTCTGAACTGCTCAGTTAATGGTTTTTATTAAGACCTGCCAGTAAAATCTGAAATGGTTTTACAAAAAGCTACATGATCGTCTTGATGTAATGGCTTATTTGTTCTAAAGCCTGAGGTTTTCTGGGACCTAATATGAACCATATTTTAACCATATTTCACAGTATCTGACAatgaagtgaaaagaaaaaattgtAATTCGGTGCCGCTGATCCACCTTGaaataagttatttaaaaatgtgtacctCAGTACTTGCGAGTAATGTCTTTGCGAAGGAATCATTCTAGAAGGCCATAAGAAAGCAGTCTAAATTCTAAAAGATAAAGGCTACCATCATATACCAAAGACCAAAGCAACCAACAAAAGCTGCAGGTAACTTTCTTCCCTGAACTCTGGTACTCACAATTCTCCAAGATTAGCTCCACGTCATCCTCATTATCATCTGAgtcatcatcatcttcatccTCCTCACCATCCTCCCCATCTTCCCCCAGCATGCGCGTCACCTCCTCATCATCAGAAGGAGACAAGTCCTGCTCTCcatcttcctcctcttcctcctcaccaccattTTCATTCTCCAGTTCTGCTAGGAGAGGGTCTGTATCCATGTCATCCAGATCATCATCAGAGTCTTCATCGTCGTCATCATCATCCTCCTGGTCCTCATCTTCCTGTTAAATACAACAAACACTCTCAGACAGAGGGTCATCATTTCTCTTGTTACACAGGTTTTGTATGTTGATCCATAAAGTGTGGACCTTTAATTTGTCTTGTTCCCCAACAAAGCCACATTCAATATCAGGTTGAGTCTAAAGTCTCCAAtagtttttcaaattttaatttaatatggaatatacACTTGCATTTACTTTACTAAAACTGACTTTCTGTTATGTTGTATCAAGGTCAATTTGCTATtgctaaaaaataaactgatgaTGGGAATGCTTACCTGATCTTCCtcgtcctcctcttcctcagccaGCCGTTGCCTTCCCACCTCATAGAGCCGACAGACAGTGTCCATGTTCATGGAATCCTGATTCTGCAAAGCACAAAACCATGTCTTGGTGGTAAATCTTTGATGCGATGCTAAATTCTTTTTTGCATCTGCAAATGTGTGCATAGAGGAAGCACCTGGCTGAATCAGGAAAAGTGTGAGGTGCTGAAAACCAATCCTTTGCAACAGCTGGGAAGCTCCAGCCAGAAACAAGCATTTTAGTAACATAATAACATGTAAATTATTTCAGTTTAATAGAAAATGAATTAACTGGTTGCAGGAAAGGTAGCCCAGGTCTGAACACAAACATATGCTTTATACCTGTAGTGTGTAATAACATGACCTTCCAAAGTGCAGAGGAGGGATGCGTCATTTTCTAGCTATAGTAATTTCCAGATGAACAAGGTAACATATATGACTGTTTTACAACAATTTAATTTCATTACTATCCAGCAACAgaattaaaaagagaaagagatcATCACTGTGGACCGTTATTTAACAGTCCAGTACAAATGAATGTGGAGGTAACAATGTACATATGCCTTTTCTTCCTGCAGATACTTTGAAAAGTCGCTTGTTTATAAATTGCAAGACAATATTGGTTCAACATTATATTTACAGACTATATAATACTTACCTCAATAACAGCCAAATAGCAATCTTTGGTGTCAGTACACAGGTCAAAAATATTTCTCTTCACATCAATTGTTGCTAAAAAAAATTGAGAACAAAAATAAGTTTGAAAAAGTCACTATTATTCCTTTACAACCTCACTTTTGATATTATTGGTCATAAGCTAATAAACTGAAGTGACTAATATAGAGGAATtctaaacatgaaaaaaacacagcagttctTCCTCTAGACCAAgttccatttttattaaaagattACCGATGGGTTTGTAGTCTGTGGCATCAAACGTCCTGAAGGAAGACCCAAAGGGACTTTTCATTTGTTGTTCCATCATGTCGTCCTCATCATCTGCCTGCAGCATTGCTGAGTTCACAAGAACAATAATTGGATAATGTTAAATACAGTTGGATGAATATAAATTCAGTTTCATCACACTCTTTCATAAACAGGGTGAATGTTAATGGTACACTTTCCTGTACAAAATGATCTCCTACTGAGACAAACTATAATTCAATACCAGGGTGAGTCTATAGTCTCCGAGGACAAATGGTAAAGTACAGTTCACACCAGAGTCACACTGGCTCAACAGACCAGTTTATACTCATTTCCAGAGCAATAAGTGGTCTATAGAGTGACACACAAAGTGCTTCGCTCAAGGTACAACAGATGTGTCTTTGATGGTGacttaaactcacaacctctCAGCCCAGAAGCTAGAAACTGTTTCTCTCAAACAggtttttacttttcattacTCTTACCTTTATGTCTCCATCACCGGCACCTGAAAACCAGAaccttttaaaattgaattatttctATTACACAAACCAGGCAAATAAATGTAGGccagttttgggtttttttctgataGATGGACACCTATAAAAAAACGCTGTGCTCTTTGCACTGTGCAAAACAATGCAGGAAAGCACAACTGCAAAAGTGTGAAAGTTTAAGTTTAAAACTCACCTCCATAGATAACTGTGCCACTGTTATTGAAGACAATTCTGCACTGGTCTAGTGCAGGGACTGTGTGTAGAAGATGGAAGGTTCTCAGGTCCCACTGAGACAACAGTTAAGGATAATACAGTGTCTGAATTAACTACTAATACTTACCTAATGCTTTAAAAGAATTGAATTCAAGCATTAAAGTAGCAGCATTTTAAGGTTCTTGAAAAAGTCTGtgatcttaatatttctttctgCTCTACAGTTCACCATTTCATGATTGACCACCATAAGGAATTTCAAAACTGTGTCTAATTATAATTCGAATCAAAATTTAAAACTACCGTCAGCATAAAAAGTGAAAGGTAAAACACTAAGAAAAAGATACAATTTCAGTGTTCACAATGACCTCTAGTCCATTGGGATGGAACACTCCACTGATGTTCATGTTGAATTTGTCGAACTTATGGATAGCCTGTGCAGATCGCACATCCCATAAAACCCCATCATTTAACACCAGGTCATCCGTAGGATTGAAAGTTGCACAGTTCCTCTTATAGTTATTGGCAAGATCTGTATTGTGCAAAGTGAGGATTTTCTGACCAGACTGGATGTCGTAGATCTAAAAACAGTATCACAAAAATTATCCCAAAAGCTGGTTAAACCAATTGATATTGCAAATATCcctatacagatgcagcaaaAAAGTTatcttattgttttaaaaaaatgctgtccatattacattttcattattatacAGTTTTTCTATTATAGTGCAATAACGGCAGGCttttcaaaaagcaaaattccacagaattcagaaaaaaagaagctgCTTATACAATGGTAATTCATAAAATTCTTATATGGAGTTATGGTGTGCTCTATTTATACAAATGCATGTATGTAATGTATATCAGAATGATGAACATGAATGACTCACATGAGCAATATCTTCCTTAGTGCCAATGACTCGATCTTGAGAAAGTTTACTGAATTCTACATAATGATCATCTAAAAAGGAATGCCTGAAAAGAAGAAGTTAGATTTGATTTCAGAAGTATGCTGCAGTCAATTAATGAtgatcaaataataataatttcatatAGTCTAAGATGTACAGTCTAACCcagtattattaattaaattagcCCTAAGTCCACTTTTGAtcgcacaaaaaataaaaatagactgCTTTTTATTCTTTCAGCAGGAGGAGATCTTTTCCTACTGAGGCctgtttttcattaatttttaaCACAGATGCTCTGTCAAGTcaatcttgttttaaaaaatttcTTACACAAAACGATCGACAACACTGAACCTAGCAAAGCGCTAACAGGCCCTGACAATATCCGCTCAAGTGAAGTACTTACTTCATGTCAAAGACCGATTTCATAccccagagagcagagagaggatAGGTCCAAGAGGCTGACGTTAGCAACAAAGAGCCGTCCTATGggacagaaaagagaagaaatagatttttttttctaaaagctcAGAAAAAAACCGACTTGAAGTATTCTAAAAGATAAAGAAGCAAAAAAGGCACTGATAACAAAACCTAGTACAGCTCTTACCCGGGAGGGCTCAAGGTGAGTAATGGCAGAGTTGTGACAGCTGTAGCTGGCCTCCTCCTGGCCATTGAAGACATTGTAGAGCTTTAGCTGGCCAGTGCAAGTCCCAAGCATCAGGAATCGTTCCCGAGCAGAAAACGCACAGCACATGAAGCCACTCTCATCCTCATCCGCTTCCCGGAACACCGAGATTGGACGGAATCTGGCATTGTAGGAGAAGCACATTAGCATCACATACTATACAAAAGGACACGAGGGCTCTTGCTTAATGACTTGCCTGAAGTGTGTTTAGATGCCATATTACATCACAACTTTAACTGTAAATGCAATGAATCAAACtcagtttatttatattttgataAAAATGGAAATCTGGAACtgctaattattttgtttttatatgctCTCCAAATTTAAGTCTGAAAAGTGTTAAAGCCTTCACTCATTGTACTCATTGCACAGGGGGACCACTCCTCTGACACACCCATGTGAGTGCCAttcatctttttcattttaacacacACAGACCCTTACTGGAGAGACTGCCGACTGGAGGAATGGTGCATCTCACTGATGGCACCGCAAACTTGGATGGACCTGGCAACTCACAATCCTCCCCCAAAAGATTTTTACtccaaaagcaaaaaagacCCTGTAGTGACTAATGCCCAATGTAAGCACTGTGTCAGCTGTCTAGCTAGTctatttattattcttattttattttttattcctggacaaatttaacaaatcataataaaacaaattatatattaaaaaaatgccgATGCCTATGAATCATAGTCTGAATAACgaatacatttgaaaatggGAAACAATAAAATGCGGTCCAAATGCATTTACTTTcctatgaaaatgttttgtaagcatttttttaaaaaaggcaaaaggtAATTTCAGTACATTAAGCAGGTCAAGTCATCACAGCAGTTGGAAAAACACAACTCAGCGAGTCAGAAGAACTCGTCTAAGCAGCAAGGTTCACAACTGCTTAGTAAAACCCTTAGAAAGTAGAGGTGTGTATTCTCTGTCTTGACTTCTTAATGTACTTTCACCTGGGATATTAAAACTTCATCAGCAATAAGCAGAACCAAACTGACACATAATCAGGCTTAGATCTTCGTAAGAAACAAATCTAGCAATCAATTTGTGCTGCAGATTttgttattataataaaaaacccTACCGACTGAAAATGAGATGTCTGTCAAAGCAACCTCCATCCACCCCTCCATACTTGGGGTAGACCACCCTGTGAGTGAGGCGGGAGGTGAAGTTTGTGGGGGCCTGGCGTCTCTGCTTGGGCTCGGGGCATTGGTGTGGAGTGAAGAGGGAGAAAGGCGGGCAAGTCGTGACAGGGTTCTTGCAGCGGGCATGCTGCTCCCGGAGGTATTCGGTGATAATGCTGTCCAGGGTGGGGGGAGAAGGCAGGTGACGGTCCAGTTGTTTCTTCATGGCTGGACTTTGGCTGTAGGCCCCGTGGTCCGACTTCTGCCGAAGGACCCTCGGTTTCTTGCTGTTGCAAGGGGATGGGCGCTCCCGTGTGAAGACTATACGGCCAATCAGAGGTGAGCCGTTGCTGTGGGGGGCTGCAGCAGGTGGCTGTGTCTGCGAGGTAGAGGGCCGGACTTGGCCGTGGCTCGAGGATGGGGTGGCAGAGATGGAGGAGTGGCTGGCTATACGCGAGGTCACTCCATTAGGCAGACGAGGAGTTCGAGGCAGCACTGCTGGGGAGGAGGCAGGTGCTACCGCTACAGGACTGAAAGCGGAGGAGGAATGAGAGTGTATGGCCATTGGAAGATCAGCCTCTTTGGTCAGGGCAGAGGCAGTGTCATGTAATCCTTTGGTAACAAGGTGGTTCCTAATGAGTAGCAGGAGCTCCTTCTCGGGGAAGGAGATCCGAGACTGTGCCACCACGTTGGCTTTCTGCAGCCTGGCCAGGGAGACATCTGTGCCAATCAACAGCGGCTTCCCTGACACGCGTTCGATGAGCTCGGCAGCATACTTGCAGAACTTGACATGCTCACTGCGCTTGTCCTGCAGCACAGGCTCCTTCATCAACTGCTGGATTTGCCCGCTGCTGAAGAGAGGCAGCTTGCTAATGATCTGCTTCACTGTGCCACTGCGGGACAGCCCAACCAAAGCCTTGCAGGCTAGTGCCCTGATCTGGTCTGCATCAGTGATGGGCATCTTAACAgtaaggagagagagaaggaccTTGATGCCATTGTTAGACTGTACCACATTCCACATCTTGGTGAGAACATTCTCAGTGCACTTGTTGTTTTGTGGCATCCGGCGTCGTGGTGTCCCCGAGATGAACTTGCCGATACTGGAGATCCTCTTATCTGGAGCACATACGCAGTTGATCACCACCTGCAGGGCTGATTTTTGGATTTCTGCATCGTTCACAAACACCTCTCCTTCTGCAACGCCGAGGATTATACTCATACCtgccagataaaaaaaaaatacagtccaAACTAAGCTTCTGTTTTTTACAAAATGCCATCAACTTTATCATGCTTGTGATTTGTACCTCCATTTGTTTATATAAAATAGAACTATACACCTACTTGAAACATACTAATTTATATTGTATTGCTTTGGCAGTTGAGTTCCCATTTGGTACTTTAACTAatttcaaacaaaatacaatgcaCTTTGTTGAGTGAATTATGAATAAAGGGAAGAGTACATAATCACTGCATGCAGACGTGAAATATCTACATACTTAGCTTCTGCACAGATATAATATATTCATCAAATGCCTTTGGCACAGTCACCTAATGCAACACATTCCTTTTGTTCCACCTTTATTACAGAAACAACTATGAACCTGCACAGTGACAGTCTTTTTACTGTAGGAAAGCACCTGACATCAGGTGGCTTACCCCCATCTGTGACACCCCAAAGCTACAGACTAACATATTGATAAAAACATGAACATACTTCAACAGGCTATGCTTAAAATACATCTAATGGAAATGGTATCATCCtgtagaattaaaaaatatatgcacACTTTTTCAATACTTTGTATTGTATGGCTGTTGAGTTATCACACACTAGTCATAGTTGTTTGGCAGCCAATCCTGACCAGTGAGCAGTTTCAATTACAAAAAAACCTaacatacaaataaaataatagttacCTGCAGCCATCACTTATTAGTCTATTGTTTCGACACCTCTAACAGGagaaacaatatattaaatataaataaattatttgtataCAAATTTTATACTCTCTAGATAAAGCAAAACTTTACAATTATGTTACATAATTGTAATTGTGACCTAATTCACCCTTCATATTATGCAAAGAAAAGCTTTGAAACTAATATCTAATATGtaatttgattttattaatgttttaaatccCGAGGTGGCAAAGAGTTAATGTAAAAGTATTCTTAATCTTTGGTTCATCCGTCTTTATTTTATGCAGCGTTTAGAAATTCAACAAGAACTGCACTGC contains:
- the LOC102685523 gene encoding DDB1- and CUL4-associated factor 1 isoform X3, giving the protein MSYGLAMASASASASASDSVDSKAELSSLLEQWEREQQGSTQDLVSILTKISELIERETEEYHKADPDPFDDRHPGRADPECMLGHLLKILFKNDDFMNALVNTYVMTSRELSLNTAACRLLQNIMPGLETAVVFQEKEGIVEKLFKWAQEAEQPLRTYATGLLAGAMENQDIAANYREENSLLVPLMLQRLRELQEKDAESRQEFKRPSPRKALEPLLPLDEEAVDGEFNDTALDGQEEKEGLEDSDVEFHLNSRHKTSSRVSSTVKPELDEADGKKNTSVKKTERENGRKAKQKLNFSISEPERIFSELSNSSWSEMSPWVIGTNYHLYPLTPAIEQRLILQYLTPLGEYQELLAVFMQLGARELLMYYIDLKQTNDVQLTFEALKYLASLLLHKKFAAEFVAHGGVQKLLEIPRPSMAATGVSLCLYYLAYNQDAMERVCMLPHSILSDVVGYTLWLLECSHASGGCHATMFFSISFSFRAVLELFDKQDGLRRLVNLMSTLEILNLEDQGALLSDDEIFSSRQTAKHTCMALRRYFEAHLAIKVEQVKQSLQRTEGGAPVHPQPYYKACTYTHDQVVEMMEFLIEYGPVRLYWEPAEVFHKLSCIQLMLQLISIACDWRTYYGRSDTVRYALDVLAILTVVPKTQLLLAEPVDVLDESGSTVSTVGMSIILGVAEGEVFVNDAEIQKSALQVVINCVCAPDKRISSIGKFISGTPRRRMPQNNKCTENVLTKMWNVVQSNNGIKVLLSLLTVKMPITDADQIRALACKALVGLSRSGTVKQIISKLPLFSSGQIQQLMKEPVLQDKRSEHVKFCKYAAELIERVSGKPLLIGTDVSLARLQKANVVAQSRISFPEKELLLLIRNHLVTKGLHDTASALTKEADLPMAIHSHSSSAFSPVAVAPASSPAVLPRTPRLPNGVTSRIASHSSISATPSSSHGQVRPSTSQTQPPAAAPHSNGSPLIGRIVFTRERPSPCNSKKPRVLRQKSDHGAYSQSPAMKKQLDRHLPSPPTLDSIITEYLREQHARCKNPVTTCPPFSLFTPHQCPEPKQRRQAPTNFTSRLTHRVVYPKYGGVDGGCFDRHLIFSRFRPISVFREADEDESGFMCCAFSARERFLMLGTCTGQLKLYNVFNGQEEASYSCHNSAITHLEPSRDGSLLLTSASWTYPLSALWGMKSVFDMKHSFLDDHYVEFSKLSQDRVIGTKEDIAHIYDIQSGQKILTLHNTDLANNYKRNCATFNPTDDLVLNDGVLWDVRSAQAIHKFDKFNMNISGVFHPNGLEVIVNTEIWDLRTFHLLHTVPALDQCRIVFNNSGTVIYGAMLQADDEDDMMEQQMKSPFGSSFRTFDATDYKPIATIDVKRNIFDLCTDTKDCYLAVIENQDSMNMDTVCRLYEVGRQRLAEEEEDEEDQEDEDQEDDDDDDEDSDDDLDDMDTDPLLAELENENGGEEEEEEDGEQDLSPSDDEEVTRMLGEDGEDGEEDEDDDDSDDNEDDVELILEN